In a genomic window of Sutcliffiella sp. FSL R7-0096:
- the nikA gene encoding nickel ABC transporter substrate-binding protein, which translates to MKKRIPKRFLKISVMILTLSMILLGCTSENSDAPSENSNMITFAWPRDVGEMNPHVYNPSQLFAQSMIFETLVSYQDGGELKPQLAESWKISEDGKEYVFNLRQDVKFSDGSNFNAEIVKKNFDTILDHRERHSWLRFISLIDKTEVIDEHTFKFTLKESYYPTIQELAVVRPVRFLGEAGFPEDGDTSKGIVQPVGTGPWVLDEYKVDEFATFKRNENYWGKLPNIEKITVKVIPDAETRVLAFEKGELDLIYGEGVINIDAFNQLNSTDSYESSVSEPVATRILVMNTNRETLSDIQVRQALHYGFNKEAIVEGVTSGLEEKADYILANNFPYTSNVDATIVDYDLNKAKRLLDDAGWKLPEGKDIRVKDGKSLEIELMYNSAESIQKTMAEALQSEWAKIGVKLNINGVELPTQVERFNKNDFDMNFYSNWGAPYDPHAFVNAVATEGFGFREAISSYPNKDELLNQIAAVQQSTDENERQELYTSILGSLQEQGAIVPISYIKQIAIYQKGVSNFTFPANRDEHPFTGISIEE; encoded by the coding sequence ATGAAAAAACGAATACCTAAAAGATTTTTAAAAATTTCTGTAATGATTCTAACTTTATCCATGATTTTACTTGGTTGTACGAGTGAAAATTCAGATGCTCCAAGTGAAAATAGCAATATGATTACTTTTGCTTGGCCTAGAGATGTAGGAGAAATGAATCCACATGTATACAATCCATCTCAATTGTTCGCTCAATCTATGATTTTTGAAACTTTAGTTAGTTACCAAGATGGAGGAGAGTTAAAACCACAATTAGCAGAGTCCTGGAAGATTTCTGAAGATGGAAAAGAGTATGTGTTCAATTTACGTCAAGATGTGAAATTTTCTGATGGCTCAAATTTCAATGCTGAGATTGTGAAAAAGAACTTTGATACTATTTTAGACCACAGAGAAAGACATAGTTGGTTAAGATTTATTTCGTTAATTGATAAAACAGAGGTCATAGATGAACATACGTTTAAATTTACATTAAAAGAATCCTATTACCCTACTATTCAAGAATTAGCGGTTGTTCGCCCGGTGCGATTCCTTGGAGAAGCAGGCTTTCCTGAAGACGGTGACACATCGAAAGGTATAGTACAACCAGTTGGAACAGGTCCATGGGTATTAGATGAATATAAAGTAGATGAATTTGCGACTTTCAAACGTAACGAAAACTATTGGGGGAAATTACCTAATATTGAGAAAATTACTGTTAAAGTCATTCCTGATGCGGAAACACGTGTATTAGCTTTTGAGAAGGGTGAATTGGACCTTATATACGGTGAAGGTGTTATTAATATAGATGCTTTTAATCAATTAAATTCTACAGACTCTTATGAGAGTAGTGTTTCTGAACCAGTTGCAACTAGAATACTAGTAATGAATACGAATAGGGAGACGCTTTCAGATATCCAAGTTCGTCAGGCTTTACATTATGGCTTTAATAAGGAAGCAATCGTCGAGGGTGTGACATCTGGTTTGGAAGAGAAGGCTGACTATATCTTAGCAAACAATTTCCCTTACACTTCAAATGTTGATGCAACCATAGTTGATTATGATTTGAACAAAGCAAAGCGATTATTAGATGATGCAGGATGGAAGCTACCAGAAGGAAAAGATATTCGTGTAAAAGACGGGAAATCACTTGAAATCGAGCTAATGTATAATTCTGCTGAATCCATTCAAAAGACGATGGCCGAAGCACTACAATCTGAGTGGGCGAAAATTGGTGTGAAATTAAACATTAACGGAGTTGAACTTCCTACTCAAGTCGAAAGATTTAATAAGAATGATTTTGATATGAATTTCTATAGTAATTGGGGAGCTCCATATGACCCACATGCTTTCGTAAACGCAGTTGCGACAGAAGGATTTGGGTTTAGAGAGGCTATATCATCTTATCCTAACAAGGATGAGTTGTTGAACCAAATTGCTGCTGTCCAACAATCAACTGACGAAAATGAGCGTCAGGAACTATACACATCCATTTTAGGTTCATTACAAGAGCAAGGTGCAATTGTACCGATTTCTTATATTAAGCAAATTGCAATCTATCAAAAAGGTGTTTCTAATTTTACATTCCCTGCTAATAGGGATGAACATCCTTTTACAGGTATTAGTATCGAGGAGTAA